A region from the Biomphalaria glabrata chromosome 14, xgBioGlab47.1, whole genome shotgun sequence genome encodes:
- the LOC106055241 gene encoding beta-1,3-galactosyltransferase 5-like translates to MNIYVYTFKSKTKVGNIIGNIFDFKQTILPDYKYNGTITSATIINIIIGLNVTLREPCTTLSTSELGNASRVEAKGNTNQYNFVYKIVPKVDCSYSELVICVDGSRNNNYTRQAIRKTWGSYANVSSNKAALIFFLGSEHPSTNGSQSIQHFIDKEAELYGDILQEDYIDDYKNLTFKTLSILKWVTSRCPGSEFVLKADDDMYVNVPLLVQNLKNISQTKGNDYPFVFGFVINNIIPHRNPSSKWYTSEIEYKENTYPRFTSGTAYAMTTSAAKRLYKASFQVPFFWLEDVYITGLCARKADVEVIHSNLFSNEKRYPSGCTFQSTISGHWYTDTEMERIYTELLSPTSRCL, encoded by the coding sequence ATGAACATCTATGTTTACACATTTAAAAGCAAGACCAAAGTTGGGAACATTATTGGAAATATCTTTGATTTTAAGCAAACTATTTTGCCcgactataaatataatggcACAATAACTTCCGCAaccataataaatataattattggaCTTAATGTAACTCTACGTGAACCATGTACAACACTATCAACTTCTGAACTAGGAAATGCTTCCAGAGTAGAGGCAAAGGGCAATACCAATCAATATAACTTTGTGTACAAAATAGTTCCAAAAGTTGATTGCTCCTATTCAGAACTAGTTATCTGTGTCGATGGGAGTAGAAACAATAATTACACAAGACAGGCCATAAGAAAGACTTGGGGAAGCTACGCCAATGTCAGTAGCAACAAAGCTGCTTTGATCTTTTTTCTGGGCTCTGAACATCCATCAACCAACGGTTCTCAATCTATACAACATTTCATTGATAAAGAAGCAGAGCTGTATGGAGACATATTGCAAGAAGATTATATTGATGACTATAAaaacttgacatttaaaacactATCGATTCTGAAATGGGTCACTTCACGGTGTCCAGGAAGTGAATTTGTTCTAAAAGCAGACGATGACATGTATGTAAATGTCCCCTTGCTGGTGCAgaacttaaaaaatatatctcaGACTAAAGGAAACGATTATCCGTTTGTTTTTGGCTTTGTCATCAACAATATTATACCACACAGAAATCCATCATCTAAATGGTACACATCAGAGATTGAGTACAAAGAAAATACCTACCCCAGATTTACTTCCGGTACAGCCTACGCCATGACAACTTCCGCTGCCAAACGTCTTTACAAGGCTTCCTTCCAAGTCCCATTTTTTTGGTTAGAGGATGTCTACATCACAGGGCTGTGTGCTAGAAAGGCCGATGTCGAGGTCATTCATAGTAATCTATTCTCTAACGAGAAACGGTATCCGTCAGGATGTACTTTCCAGAGCACAATCTCAGGCCACTGGTATACAGACACTGAAATGGAACGTATCTACACAGAACTTCTTAGCCCGACCTCTAGGTGCCTGTAA